Part of the Sylvia atricapilla isolate bSylAtr1 chromosome 1, bSylAtr1.pri, whole genome shotgun sequence genome, GGGTAGATATGCTTTCAAAACAAGGTTAGACATCTGCTCAACAACCACAGTAACCTGAGTATAACTCAATTGCATATTGGTGAAAAAACACTTAGTGCAGGCACCTGAGCTACAGCATTCTAAGGGAGCTTGGTGTTAAACTCTCCCCTGGATTTGGGTGTTTCAAGGGCCAAATCCTAGCTTGtatattttaagcagaaaacatGACATCACAATCCACTTGGCTCAAATTGACGAAGTTGCTTCATATAATCTTAACTAATCAAAAGCTTCTATCTACTTATTCTTAAACAACAAACTTTGCTCCTGTCACGGGGCTGGAAAGGACATGGAGTACTTTGCTATTTGTGGTATAACTGTAAACAACTACCGGGAAGACCATATTAATTATGCTTCAAGTTTACATCACACAGTTAGTTTCCATCATTCAAAACTCAAGCTTATCTTTAAGTTCACATCATCATATTGGGTTTTAAGGGGAAGGAATTTTGAATTAGAAACTGCCTCCAAATCAGTGCTTGTTTACACACCCCAGATCCCAGGACAAAGATCTGACAGCGCTGCCTGTGTGGCAGATCAGTTCAATAGCTGAATAAGTTCAGGGAATATtcagggcaggcagcagtgcaCTCCCCCTTCCTGAGGGACTTGCACAACTTTGGAGGCATGTCCTCTCCTCCAATGTTATAGCTCAGCTGCATATCATAGAAATtagcaaaaaaggaaacatgaaaTTCCTAATGCAGAAGAAACTGCTTTGGAACACCCAAATCCCTCTGCCTATTACATCTTCCAGCCTGTGCTCCCCTCCATCACCTTCCATCACAGCTGTGTTCACTGTGGTGCAGAACCTGTGGCACACTCACAGCCAGACGCACCCAGCCAAGAGGTCATCCTCTTGAGGGACAGCTAACTCAAGACATACTCTTACACATAAGCaacctgcttctgctgcctctgcgTGTAACAGGCATAATCAGGAACTCTGCCTTTTGCCTTAGGAAAAGTCAAGGCAGCCTGTACAGAGCTCAGCATCCGCCTGTAGGAGTCCCAACAAACACCAGAGTGCAAAGTATAACTGGGGTGGCAAGCTTCTTTCCCTGGGACCTGTTGGCAATAAATACAtctgtccccaaagccacatGCTGATGGCAAAGGAGCAGGTTCCCCAGCCCACCTGCAACCTCCTATCAATTAAGAAGGCACCAGGCACATCAAACCCATTTCATTAAAATCAGTGGAGAATTCAGCCTTAACCTTCTGGGGAACTGTTTACCAAACTCATGAAGCCTCGAACCAGGAGAGAAGCAGCTTCTTCCAACATCAACAGAAACCACAGCTGAAGAGAAACAAtagcagagaagggaaaacaatATCCTCATGCTCAGAGCTAGGTGGTCATGTCCTGGAAATTGTTGGCTACTTCTTAATGGTATTAAATACTATTAACTTCTGCTGATAAGTAGATGTCAAAGGCATTTAGCATCTTGTTGGGTCAGGCCTACTGGCAGATGGCTGACAAAAAGGCTATGTGTGAACATggcagagaggaagggaaagaagtgAGAGGAGAGGGATAGAATTGCCCTGAGTTTTATACTCTACAAACAAGTCAGGGGTTTTATCATCAAGCACTGAAGGAGTTAAGCACTAAAGCACAGACACTTAATCAGCTTTCCCCCTTCCTTTCACATGTGATTGGAATGAAGCTGCACCGAAGCAGCCCAAAGGGCTTATAACAGCTCAATTTCGCAGCCTTCAGTTTTAATCCCCATCACCCAGGCTAAGCAGAATGGTGGTGCTGAGGCTGCTACTCCACAGCAGTCCGAGCACCTGGATGACGATggtcttcctcctcctcttcctcctcctctgcagcctgcaagTGGCTGGAGAGCTCCTGGATCACAGCAGCCCTACCAATCTGGtcatttctcctcttctccatgATCAGATCCTCCAGGCTCTGAAACTCCAGCGTGTGGCTGCGCTTGTCACCCAGCCTGATCTGCAGTCGGTAGGGCTGCTTGCCTATGCGCAGCTCCCCGCCGATTTTAAACTCTCGCTTGCCGTATCGGCACCAGGCAGCAAAACACTCCGAGTTTCTCCAGCTCAAGTCCCGATCCTTGCAACCCACCTGCTCCAGGGCATTGCGCACCACCACGGCCGGGCTGAGGGGTTTGTAGCGGTACAGCTGGTTGGCGATGCGGCCCCGTCTGCCCTGGCTGGCATCGGTGAGGAAGCTGTTCACCACCTCCAGCCGATGCAGGTGCACAACTTGAAAGTCTCCGACATAGACCACCCAGTGGGGGTACTGGGCTTGGCACACGAACTCCACCAGGTCACCCGGTTTACACTTATTCAGCAGGTTCTCCGGAGTGTAGGTGCTCAGATGCCCCCCACCTCCTTCATCACCCTCCTCTAGATGCGTGTCCTCCTCTGAAAAGCTCTTCTGGTAAATACACTCATCCCGGTAATACACCGAGCACTCCACCTCGTGCAGCTGGGGATCGtagggctgcagggcagggt contains:
- the LRATD2 gene encoding protein LRATD2 — encoded protein: MGNQVEKLTHLNYKEVPTADPTGMDRDDGPRIGVSYIFSNDDDELEQQQDSVHDLGGENPALQPYDPQLHEVECSVYYRDECIYQKSFSEEDTHLEEGDEGGGGHLSTYTPENLLNKCKPGDLVEFVCQAQYPHWVVYVGDFQVVHLHRLEVVNSFLTDASQGRRGRIANQLYRYKPLSPAVVVRNALEQVGCKDRDLSWRNSECFAAWCRYGKREFKIGGELRIGKQPYRLQIRLGDKRSHTLEFQSLEDLIMEKRRNDQIGRAAVIQELSSHLQAAEEEEEEEEDHRHPGARTAVE